A stretch of Camelina sativa cultivar DH55 chromosome 18, Cs, whole genome shotgun sequence DNA encodes these proteins:
- the LOC104761414 gene encoding uncharacterized protein LOC104761414 isoform X1, whose product MVGSGVGGGDRSKDAVGMMALHEALRSVCLNSDWIYSVFWTIRPRPRVRGGNGCKIGDESGSLMLMWEDGFCGGGRSGEDLCVEPDIEGEDLVRKAFSKMSIQLYNYGEGLMGKVASDKCHKWVFKEPSESEPNLANYWQSSFDALPPEWTDQFESGIQTIAVIQAGHALLQLGSCKIIPEDLHFVLRMRQMFESIGYRSGFYLSQLFSSNRSATPSSSTVPNQLPQSQAFNWGSHSSLLPSPSFQNQLPAASARFGFLQDSNAPPPQMLPPMEEHEDDIKWPNGLSLFNALTGRADEASRLLFNQEQQNPMTVENQNEFLNLEGHHHHPNKFRRSYTLPARMDSSSSSTSLDQQPPVEFRNNNSGSNSGLFPDLMETFLR is encoded by the exons atggtGGGCTCAGGAGTTGGAGGAGGAGATAGAAGCAAAGATGCTGTAGGAATGATGGCACTTCATGAAGCACTTAGAAGCGTCTGTCTTAACTCCGACTggatttactctgttttctggACCATTCGTCCCCGACC GAGGGTCCGTGGTGGTAATGGCTGCAAGATTGGTGATGAAAGTGGCAGCTT gaTGTTGATGTGGGAAGATGGTTTCtgcggaggaggaagaagtggTGAGGATCTTTGTGTGGAACCAGACATTGAAGGTGAAGATCTTGTCAGAAAAGCTTTCAGCAAGATGTCCATTCAGTTATATAATTATGGAGAAGG ATTGATGGGTAAAGTTGCTTCTGATAAATGTCACAAGTGGGTTTTCAAAGAACCATCTGAATCTGAACCAAATCTTGCTAATTACTGGCAGAGTTCTTTTGATGCT CTTCCTCCAGAATGGACCGACCAATTCGAATCAGGCATCCAG ACAATTGCTGTGATTCAAGCTGGACATGCTCTGTTACAGTTAGGGTCTTGCAAgatt ATTCCAGAGGACCTTCATTTTGTGCTGAGGATGAGGCAAATGTTTGAATCAATTGGTTACAGATCAGGTTTTTACCTCTCGCAGCTCTTCTCTTCAAACCGAAGCGCGACTCCATCTTCTTCGACGGTTCCAAACCAGTTACCTCAGTCTCAAGCTTTTAACTGGGGATCACACTCTTCATTGTTACCTTCCCCTAGCTTTCAGAACCAACTACCGGCAGCATCAGCCCGATTCGGTTTCCTTCAAGATAGCAATGCACCTCCTCCTCAGATGCTTCCTCCAATGGAAGAACACGAAGACGACATCAAATGGCCCAATGGTTTGTCTCTGTTCAATGCCTTGACTGGCCGTGCAGACGAAGCTAGTAGGCTTTTGTTTAACCAGGAGCAGCAGAACCCGATGACTGTCGAGAACCAGAATGAGTTCTTGAACCTTgaaggtcatcatcatcatcctaacAAGTTTAGAAGAAGCTATACGTTGCCAGCAAGAATGGATTCTTCGTCATCATCAACCTCGCTAGATCAGCAACCACCAGTGGAGTTTAGGAACAATAACTCCGGAAGCAACTCAGGTTTGTTCCCTGACCTTATGGAGACGTTCTTGAGATGA
- the LOC104761416 gene encoding egg cell-secreted protein 1.1-like: MESKIKTLLSTILVVSTLCATTLVNPGLAQLPTIPGSPTDLAKCWSSLLKIQGCEVEIFKSALTGKFENVGPTCCKAFTEIDAKCWPKMFPLNPFFPPLLKDGCSHINAAAPSLATSKLSLIPGFSLPGSPVDITKCWSSLSSVEGCVAEIFKSVFTGKFGDVGHMCCKAFSDVDSKCWPHMFPLNPLFPPLLKDSCSRIEAAAPTHK, from the coding sequence ATGGAAAGTAAGATCAAAACTCTTCTCTCCACGATTCTAGTTGTGAGTACTTTGTGTGCCACTACTTTAGTGAACCCGGGGCTAGCTCAACTACCAACCATTCCTGGCTCCCCAACTGATCTTGCAAAATGTTGGTCATCGCTCCTTAAAATTCAAGGTTGCGAAGTCGAAATCTTCAAATCTGCTTTAACCGGTAAGTTTGAAAACGTTGGACCAACATGCTGCAAGGCGTTTACGGAAATCGATGCAAAGTGTTGGCCCAAAATGTTTCCATTGAATCCTTTCTTCCCTCCTCTTCTCAAGGATGGTTGCTCTCACATCAATGCAGCTGCTCCCTCACTTGCAACATCTAAACTCTCTCTTATTCCTGGATTTTCTCTTCCTGGTTCTCCGGTTGATATCACAAAATGTTGGTCATCACTCTCTAGTGTCGAAGGCTGTGTAGCTGAGATATTCAAATCAGTATTCACAGGAAAGTTTGGTGATGTTGGACATATGTGTTGCAAAGCGTTTTCGGACGTAGATTCAAAGTGTTGGCCTCACATGTTTCCGCTAAATCCGTTATTCCCACCTCTTCTCAAAGATAGTTGCTCTCGCATCGAAGCAGCTGCTCCTACACACAAGTAA
- the LOC104761414 gene encoding uncharacterized protein LOC104761414 isoform X2, which yields MGKVASDKCHKWVFKEPSESEPNLANYWQSSFDALPPEWTDQFESGIQTIAVIQAGHALLQLGSCKIIPEDLHFVLRMRQMFESIGYRSGFYLSQLFSSNRSATPSSSTVPNQLPQSQAFNWGSHSSLLPSPSFQNQLPAASARFGFLQDSNAPPPQMLPPMEEHEDDIKWPNGLSLFNALTGRADEASRLLFNQEQQNPMTVENQNEFLNLEGHHHHPNKFRRSYTLPARMDSSSSSTSLDQQPPVEFRNNNSGSNSGLFPDLMETFLR from the exons ATGGGTAAAGTTGCTTCTGATAAATGTCACAAGTGGGTTTTCAAAGAACCATCTGAATCTGAACCAAATCTTGCTAATTACTGGCAGAGTTCTTTTGATGCT CTTCCTCCAGAATGGACCGACCAATTCGAATCAGGCATCCAG ACAATTGCTGTGATTCAAGCTGGACATGCTCTGTTACAGTTAGGGTCTTGCAAgatt ATTCCAGAGGACCTTCATTTTGTGCTGAGGATGAGGCAAATGTTTGAATCAATTGGTTACAGATCAGGTTTTTACCTCTCGCAGCTCTTCTCTTCAAACCGAAGCGCGACTCCATCTTCTTCGACGGTTCCAAACCAGTTACCTCAGTCTCAAGCTTTTAACTGGGGATCACACTCTTCATTGTTACCTTCCCCTAGCTTTCAGAACCAACTACCGGCAGCATCAGCCCGATTCGGTTTCCTTCAAGATAGCAATGCACCTCCTCCTCAGATGCTTCCTCCAATGGAAGAACACGAAGACGACATCAAATGGCCCAATGGTTTGTCTCTGTTCAATGCCTTGACTGGCCGTGCAGACGAAGCTAGTAGGCTTTTGTTTAACCAGGAGCAGCAGAACCCGATGACTGTCGAGAACCAGAATGAGTTCTTGAACCTTgaaggtcatcatcatcatcctaacAAGTTTAGAAGAAGCTATACGTTGCCAGCAAGAATGGATTCTTCGTCATCATCAACCTCGCTAGATCAGCAACCACCAGTGGAGTTTAGGAACAATAACTCCGGAAGCAACTCAGGTTTGTTCCCTGACCTTATGGAGACGTTCTTGAGATGA
- the LOC104761410 gene encoding early nodulin-like protein 2 yields the protein MSAIMKTLCFSFIILSSFATLFSVADARRFNVGGNGVWDMKPQENYNTWAERNRFQVNDTLYFKYPKGLDSVLEVTQAEFDDCNVFNAIKKYNNGETVVTLDRSGPYYFISGTQEHCRKGQKLVVVVLGVRNHPKVPISPAKPPSSAQAPKAHSPVSPVAPAQAPKSHSPVSPVAPAKPPSMAQPPRSSVSPSQPPKSSSPVSHSPALSQSHAPKSSTTPSPSPVSHSPSNAPSHSPVTPSPSPVSQSPSNAPSHSPVTPSPSPVSQSPSNAPSHSPVTPSPSPVSQSPSNAPSHSPVTPSPSPVSQSPSNAPSNAPATTPPSPSPVSTPSPVQTPASSPSDSSTPLSPSPSDSTTPSADNITAPAPSPKKNSASGVAVTSVMTTLLSAAFTFLMFA from the exons ATGTCGGCGATCATGaaaactctttgtttctctttcatcattctctcttcttttgcaACTCTCTTCTCCGTCGCTGATGCACGGAGGTTCAACGTCGGAGGTAACGGCGTTTGGGACATGAAACCTCAAGAAAACTACAATACTTGGGCTGAAAGAAACCGTTTCCAAGTCAATGACACTCTCT ATTTCAAGTATCCAAAGGGTTTAGATTCGGTTCTAGAAGTGACGCAAGCTGAATTTGATGACTGCAACGTCTTTAACGCTATCAAGAAGTATAACAATGGTGAAACTGTTGTGACTCTTGATCGTTCTGGTCCTTATTATTTCATAAGTGGTACTCAGGAACACTGTCGAAAGGGACAGAAGCTGGTCGTTGTTGTCCTCGGCGTCAGAAATCACCCCAAGGTTCCTATTTCTCCGGCGAAACCTCCTTCATCGGCTCAGGCTCCTAAAGCTCATTCCCCTGTTTCACCAGTCGCTCCTGCTCAAGCTCCTAAATCTCATTCCCCTGTATCTCCCGTTGCTCCGGCGAAACCTCCGTCTATGGCTCAACCTCCGagatcctctgtttctccaTCACAACCACCTAAATCTTCTTCCCCTGTTTCTCACTCACCAGCTCTCTCACAATCGCATGCTCCTAAGTCTTCAACCACTCCATCTCCATCCCCTGTTTCTCACTCACCATCGAACGCTCCATCTCACTCCCCGGTGACTCCATCTCCAAGCCCTGTATCTCAGTCACCATCGAACGCTCCATCTCACTCTCCTGTGACTCCATCTCCAAGCCCTGTTTCTCAGTCACCATCGAACGCTCCATCTCACTCTCCTGTGACTCCATCTCCAAGCCCTGTTTCTCAGTCACCATCTAACGCTCCATCTCACTCTCCTGTGACCCCATCTCCAAGCCCTGTTTCTCAGTCACCATCGAACGCTCCATCTAACGCTCCGGCGACTACACCTCCATCACCATCCCCTGTTTCTACTCCATCTCCTGTTCAGACTCCGGCATCATCTCCATCTGATTCGTCTACACCTTTGTCGCCTTCACCTTCGGACTCAACAACACCTTCCGCCGATAACATTACGGCCCCGGCGCCAAGTCCAAAGAAAAACTCAGCAAGTGGTGTGGCAGTTACTTCGGTTATGACTACATTATTGAGTGCGGCTTTCACCTTTTTGATGTTCGCTTGA
- the LOC104761415 gene encoding uncharacterized protein LOC104761415, which yields MAALFIGKRGMINIYRALPRHYNNNLRCFTAHGSNGGGESSASMNEERQEAMGTSTDAKAPDVSLSYAADTVKEGLKRATDLAKEESGDAPREETATVAGGEDESEENVTVGEIGTVKAKDQS from the exons atggcGGCTTTGTTTATTGGCAAGAGAGGAATGATAAACATCTACAGAGCTTTGCCGAGACACTACAATAACAATCTTCGTTGCTTCACCGCTCAT GGGAGCAACGGAGGTGGAGAGTCATCTGCGAGTATGAACGAGGAAAGACAAGAGGCCATGGGGACAAGTACAGATGCTAAGGCACCTGATGTTTCACTCAGCTATGCAGCGGATACTGTGAAAGAAGGGTTGAAACGAGCCACGGATTTAGCCAAGGAAGAGAGCGGAGACGCTCCCAGGGAGGAGACAGCAACGGTTGCAGGCGGCGAAGATGAGAGTGAAGAGAACGTGACAGTGGGTGAAATAGGAACTGTTAAAGCAAAAGATCAATCTTGA
- the LOC104761413 gene encoding phytosulfokine receptor 2, giving the protein MVIILLLAFFVGSSVSLTCHPSDLSALREFAGALKNGSVTESWLDDSRCCEWDGVFCEGSDVSGRVTKLVLSEKGLEGVISGSLGELSALRLLDLSRNQLKGELPSEISKLEQLEVLDLSHNLLSGSVSGTVSGLKLIQSLNISCNSLSGNLSDVGRFPGLVMLNVSNNLFEGEIHPELCSSSGEIQVLDLSMNRLVGNLDALYNCSKSIQRLHVDGNRLTGQLPDSLYSIMELEQLSVSGNYLSGELSQNLSNLSGLKSLLISENRFSGVIPDVFGNLTRLEHLDVSSNKFSGKFPPSLSQCSKLRVLDLRNNSLSGSISLNFTVFTDLCVLDLASNHFSGPLPDSLGHCPKMKILSLAKNEFSGKIPNTFKNLKSLLFMSLSNNSFVDFSETMNVLQHCRNLSTLILSKNFIGEEIPNNVTGFNNLAILALGNCGLRGRIPSWLLNCKKLEVLDLSWNRFYGTIPRWIGKMESLFYIDFSNNTLTGEIPVAITELKNLIHLNGTASQMTDSSGIPLYVKRNKSSSGLPYNQVSRFPPSIYLNNNRLNGTILPEFGRLKELHMLDLSRNNFTGTIPDSISQLDNLEVLELSYNHLYGSIPLSFQSLTFLSRFSVAYNRLTGAIPSGGQFYSFPHSSFEGNLGLCRTIDSPCNVLMSNMLNPKGSSRSNNSGRRFGRSSIVLLTISLAVGITLLLSVILLRISRKDADDRINDVDEETISGVPKPLGPSKIVLFHSCGCKDLSVEDLLKSTNSFSQANIIGCGGFGLVYKANFPDGSKAAVKRLSGDCGQMEREFQAEVEALSRAEHKNLVSLQGYCKHGNDRLLIYSFMENGSLDYWLHERVDGNMTLKWDVRLKIAQGAARGLAYLHKVCEPNVIHRDVKSSNILLDEKFEAHLADFGLARLLRPYDTHVTTDLVGTLGYIPPEYSQSLIATCRGDVYSFGVVLLELVTGRRPVEVCKGKSCRDLVSRVFQMKAEKREAELIDTTIRENVNEKTVLEMLEIACRCIDHEPRRRPLIEEVVAWLEDLPMESVQQQ; this is encoded by the coding sequence ATGGTGATCATTCTCCTATTGGCCTTCTTTGTTGGTTCATCTGTGAGCCTGACATGTCACCCCAGCGACTTATCTGCACTCCGGGAGTTCGCAGGAGCGTTGAAGAATGGTTCTGTTACTGAATCTTGGTTAGATGATTCACGTTGTTGTGAATGGGATGGTGTGTTTTGTGAGGGGAGTGATGTTTCTGGTCGAGTTACAAAGTTGGTTCTTTCTGAAAAAGGTTTGGAAGGTGTGATTTCAGGGTCTTTAGGAGAGTTGAGTGCGCTGAGGTTACTTGATCTCTCTCGTAATCAGCTCAAAGGTGAATTGCCCTCGGAGATTTCCAAGTTAGAGCAGCTTGAAGTTCTTGATTTGAGCCATAATCTGTTATCAGGGTCAGTTTCTGGAACGGTTTCCGGTTTAAAGCTGATTCAGTCGCTGAACATTTCCTGCAATTCACTGAGCGGGAATCTATCAGATGTTGGAAGGTTTCCTGGTCTTGTGATGCTTAATGTAAGCAACAATTTGTTCGAGGGTGagattcatcctgaactctgcAGCTCATCTGGTGAGATTCAGGTTCTTGATTTGTCCATGAACCGTTTGGTGGGGAATCTTGATGCCTTGTACAATTGCAGCAAATCTATTCAGCGGCTCCATGTTGACGGCAACCGATTGACTGGCCAACTTCCAGACTCTCTTTATTCGATCATGGAGTTGGAGCAGCTATCAGTCTCTGGAAACTACTTATCTGGAGAGTTAAGCCAGAACTTGAGCAATCTCTCTGGTCTTAAGTCTCTGTTGATTTCTGAAAACCGGTTCTCTGGTGTAATCCCGGATGTTTTTGGTAACCTCACTCGATTGGAACACCTCGACGTAAGCTCCAACAAGTTCTCGGGGAAGTTTCCGCCAAGCTTATCTCAATGCTCAAAACTACGGGTGCTTGATCTTAGGAACAACTCATTATCCGGTTCTATCAGTCTGAACTTCACTGTATTTACCGATCTTTGCGTGCTCGATCTCGCTAGTAATCATTTCTCCGGACCTCTTCCAGATTCCCTTGGCCATTGTCCCAAGATGAAGATCTTGAGTTTGGCGAAAAACGAGTTCAGTGGCAAAATCCCCAACACCTTCAAGAATCTGAAGTCTCTCTTGTTCATGTCCTTATCCAacaacagttttgtggatttctCTGAGACAATGAATGTGCTGCAGCATTGCAGGAATCTCTCCACTCTTATCCTCTCAAAGAACTTCATCGGCGAGGAGATACCAAACAATGTCACCGGTTTCAACAACCTCGCTATATTAGCCCTCGGAAACTGCGGTCTTAGGGGACGGATTCCGAGCTGGCTATTGAACTGCAAGAAGCTAGAAGTTCTTGATCTCTCTTGGAATCGGTTTTATGGAACTATCCCTCGTTGGATTGGTAAGATGGAGAGTCTGTTCTACATAGACTTCTCAAACAACACTTTAACCGGAGAAATCCCTGTAGCCATAACCGAGCTCAAGAATCTAATCCATCTAAACGGCACCGCTTCTCAGATGACTGACTCTTCCGGAATACCTCTCTATGTCAAGCGGAACAAGAGCTCAAGCGGTCTTCCTTATAATCAAGTTTCAAGATTCCCGCCATCTATATATTTGAACAACAACCGCCTCAACGGGACGATCTTGCCGGAGTTTGGACGTTTGAAAGAGCTTCACATGCTGGATTTGAGCAGGAACAACTTCACCGGGACAATACCTGACTCCATTTCACAGCTTGACAATTTGGAGGTTCTTGAGTTGTCTTACAATCATCTCTACGGTTCGATTCCTCTTTCGTTTCAGAGTCTCACTTTCTTGTCGAGGTTCAGCGTTGCTTATAACCGTCTCACCGGGGCAATCCCATCTGGAGGTCAGTTCTACAGCTTCCCACACTCGAGCTTTGAAGGAAACTTAGGACTTTGTCGCACTATTGATTCTCCTTGCAATGTTCTGATGAGTAACATGTTGAATCCGAAAGGTTCTTCACGTAGTAATAACAGTGGCAGAAGATTCGGGAGAAGCAGCATTGTTTTACTTACTATAAGTCTTGCCGTGGGGATCACTCTGCTTCTTTCTGTTATTCTACTGAGAATTTCAAGAAAAGACGCGGACGATCGAATCAATGACGTTGATGAGGAAACTATCAGCGGTGTTCCGAAACCTCTCGGACCATCAAAGATTGTGCTATTCCATAGCTGCGGATGCAAAGATCTGAGTGTTGAAGATTTGTTGAAATCTACAAACAGTTTCAGCCAGGCTAACATCATAGGCTGCGGCGGGTTTGGTCTTGTCTACAAAGCGAACTTCCCTGATGGCTCGAAAGCAGCGGTGAAGAGGCTATCTGGTGACTGCGGGCAGATGGAACGTGAGTTCCAAGCAGAAGTTGAAGCATTGTCTCGAGCAGAACACAAGAATCTAGTCTCTCTTCAAGGCTATTGCAAGCATGGGAACGATAGGCTGCTTATCTATTCGTTTATGGAGAACGGAAGCTTGGATTACTGGTTGCACGAGCGGGTGGATGGGAATATGACTCTCAAATGGGATGTGAGATTGAAGATAGCTCAAGGTGCAGCGCGCGGGCTTGCTTACTTGCATAAGGTCTGTGAACCTAATGTTATCCACAGGGACGTGAAATCGAGTAACATTCTGTTAGATGAGAAGTTTGAAGCTCATCTTGCGGATTTCGGTCTAGCGAGGTTGCTTAGGCCGTACGATACTCACGTGACGACTGATTTGGTTGGGACATTAGGTTATATTCCTCCTGAGTATAGCCAGTCTTTGATTGCGACGTGTAGAGGAGATGTTTACAGTTTTGGTGTTGTGCTTTTGGAGCTTGTTACGGGTCGTAGACCTGTGGAAGTGTGTAAAGGGAAAAGCTGCAGAGATTTGGTGTCTAGGGTGTTTCAGATGAAGGCCGAGAAGCGTGAAGCTGAGCTTATTGATACAACAATACGCGAAAATGTGAATGAGAAAACGGTTTTGGAGATGTTGGAGATTGCTTGCAGATGCATTGACCATGAACCTAGAAGAAGACCGTTGATTGAAGAAGTTGTGGCTTGGCTTGAAGATCTTCCCATGGAGTCTGTTCAACAACAATGA
- the LOC104761412 gene encoding UPF0329 protein ECU05_1680/ECU11_0050-like, which produces MKFLFQCPCCSCFCFMKPKPGKPKVVGDVKPKEEKKKEVKKEEIKKEEKKEEKKEEKKETKAEKAE; this is translated from the coding sequence atgaagTTCTTGTTCCAGTGTCCATGTTGCTCTTGCTTCTGCTTCATGAAACCAAAGCCGGGCAAACCAAAAGTTGTTGGAGATGTAAAaccaaaggaagagaagaagaaagaggtgaagaaagaggagatcaagaaagaggagaagaaagaagagaagaaagaggagaagaaggagaccAAAGCTGAAAAGGCCGAGTAA